The nucleotide sequence ACCAAATCATAGAAAGCACAAGATCTGTAGGCTAAAGAAGGTGAGGCATAGGAAATTAGCAATCAGGTACCTGAGGTAGTGCTTCTCGTCTCTGACCAGCTGCATTCATCACGCGAGCAATTTCGGCACGATCAAAGCAATTTCTGCTGCAAGGTTTAGCAGCAGAGTACCACAAGAAATCAGCAACAGGGACTTCACCTTCCCTCCGAATTTGTTGCCTTTCAGGATCGAGTAGGATGACAACTTGGTTTTTCTTTTGCAATTTCTTTGATATTCTAGCAGGAACTCCAGTTCCTCTAGATCCATAAATTACATGGCTTGCACCAGTTACAACAATAAGCATATCTGCTGAACTGCCACTGTTTATAGCTTTCATTATACTCTGGGACATGGTATACTCATCAATAACTCTTGCTTGCGCTGGCAGGTATGAACTAGGACCAAAAAGAACAGATTGGTTTGACGAGATATTGTCTATCATTGATCGCCCAGAGATAGAAGAGAAGCCAGAAATGAAGCCTGAGCCAGCTGGAGGAGCATATAGCTTCCGTTCGTTTTTGGAAAGACCTCGAATACCTTCAGCTTGAACAGTTCTCAGAACCTAATAAATTTAGTAGGAAAAATCAACAGTCTCCTTGATGGTGTTGCAATAAAAACTAAGAACAACAATAGTGCAAGCCTGCACTATAATTTGATATAGCATTTAGCACCCATCACAAGTTTAAAGACAATACTTTAATGAAATATAATTAATTCAACGCAATAAGAGTGGAAAGGCGAGAGGGTCTGAGGCCGTGGATTATTTTTATTTACAAAACATTTATCAGATCATTTTCATACATGTTTAATtcacttaaaatttttatttacaaatatttctatgatttgatgatataagaTTTCTATCTTCTTTGCTCAATTCAAGCTCATGCAAGTATAAGATTTTAAATTACAAGATAAAATTCATACAGCACAAATACAACATTTTAAACTTTATAAAAATACTTAAAATCCCTAAAAATTGGATAAAAAATCCCTATTGTACACTAAATATTTGGCTCCTCGATTGGGATGCATCAATTAATGGATTGTGAATCCACTGCCTTAATCCACTTGGCATACAAGACACGGTGGCTTAAGGATTCTCCCTTCTTTCGTGTCAGCACTATATCAATTACTCTCCTCAAATCCATATTCATCATAAATTAAGATTGATAAGACCATATTCAACCACATTTGTGTTTCTTTATCCATCAACTAACTAAATTTTCTCTACATAAAATGGAGCCATCAAACATAAAAAGATAACTGACCATGTGACTCCTTATGCAAATATACTTTCCCTCGTAACTATGAGACAGTAAAACTTGAGATAAATAACACTTTGGAAACTAAATAAAAGTGTGACAAAATGCATCTTCGAGATATTATGGTTCCAAAAGGAATGTTCCAAAATGAAGTGTATTGAATTCATTTCACTCCTTGAAGCTGAGATAAAGCATCATCCTACTGGTGCCAAGTTATTAAGTCTTTTCCATACTTCTGTTCATAACCAAACTAAGGGCTGCTATTACCACCATAGTGACCTTTCCTCTCATCCAGAATAAAATGGTAAGCTTCGAAGTACTctaaaataagaagaaaagacCTGACAACCACAAGTGTACCAATTAAGTTaataaataaaatgcaagaaaaTGCTATATTCACAATGAGTTAATTTTATGGGTCTCTAGTTTTATAAAATGACATTGAGAGCTtcggtgcaaaaaaaaaaaaactaattgtgATGCATGGATGAGGAAAGAGTGGCACAAAGCACACAAGTCCAAATTTTATTGTCATACTCATGCATATCTTCGAATACACAGGTGAATTACCTTCAGCGGTGTACCACAAGCAATAAGCTTGACTCCATTGTCACGACAATAATTTAAAAGAGGTTCATACTCCTGCCAGCGTTCAGGTGGCCAATGAGAAGTGTAAGATCTTAAGCTTCCTCCATCAATTCTGCTAATGAGATAATAGTTTTTTGATAAGAATGTAAAAGAAAATAAACCAGGACTTTGGGATCtaaaaatgatatatttcttTCTAGGAATTTTACATGGATCATGAAAAGATCAGCTTTTACAACAGTGATAATGATCCTGATTAGTTTTATACTTGGGTATCAACTATACAAGCATATTCCTTCACACACAGAAGGACCACTTAAAAGAACAGGCTGACAAATAATAAACCAGATGAATAGAAGCTTGCAGAACTTGTTATGAGACAACAAAGTGGTCAAAAAAATGTTGCCTGGTTTCTAGAATAGTGAAACTGAATTGTATGCCGGGTAGAATTTAGTAGAAagtaaaaaatattgtaaaaaagaCCAAATGCAAAGCAAAAAGGGAAACAAAAGGAATTTGACTACAAGGAAAAAGCTAGTTCTATGAGTTTAGGTCCTGTAACTATGATTTCCAAACATGATCTCACATTGGATATAGACTATATCTCAAAATAGTATGTCAGCATTTGTCCATGTCCCAAATTCACCTTATAAACAACCTTTGGCTTGAATCTTGATTTCAATTCATGGCATATATGATATTAATCTATTAGAGCAACAAACGCTTGAGTGTCTGGACCACGTTCAGACATGCTCTGTATCACGATGAATCTCTTGTTTGACAAGAATAGGCACCATAGATGGTATCAGTGGCATGGTGAGCCATGATGCCTCTAAAATCCCACGACATCCCTGGGAATTCTGAAGATCTAATTGAATATGTATGTGATTTGTGCACAGACTTAACGAAAACAGTAGATATTTGAGAGGGAAGACAAATCCACATCATATGTGGGCTGTACCTTTAGCATACAAGTAATATATATCACCAAAAAGGCACCTTATTGTCCTATTACAAAATAAATAGGAAGTTGAAAGTTGAACATGTGATTGCATTTGTGAACGTTGAATTTTAGGATTGTAACTTTTTAGGTCTTGATCAAAAAGACTGTAATGACATATTTAAGGAAAAGGATAATGTCAACGAGAAGCCAACACTTATCTACAACCAATAAActtaatgaaatatttatgaaAGTAGATGATTGTAATGCATGTTAAGGCCTTGAAAGTCAAATTGGTATTGTACTACATACTCTTTAGTGCATAATGTCTCCTGAAAATGATTTTACAACTGGATTCTAAGGGGCATAAATTATTTCTTATAACAACACTTTGATAAAATGAATTGATTCATATCAAATGCTATCATGGAAGGAAGGTAGTAACAACTAAAAGAGAATTGAGGGAGAAAGAAGATGATAGAGAGAATAAAAGGGAGAAGAACAAGAGAGACAAACTAAGCAATTAAACATAATAATATTTGTTACATGCCTTAACAGCTAAAATGTTCATAAGAGTCATGGGGAAAGAGTCAGTCTCGTGACTACACCAGATCCCTCTAAAAGATGACTCTTGAACTCTCAAAAATGCAAATTATAATTGTAAAGTAACTATTTTAATGCGTACTATACCCATATGGACTATATGAAACACTTAAAACTCATAAAAGGACTCTTTTGACCTACTAAACTAACAATCAAAGCTATAAACAAAACTCTGTCAGAAAAGTAGCTAAAAGTTTAAAAAGATCCTAATCTAGTCTGACTGCAATTCTGAATAGAATTATTACTATAAGTTTGTATGTGCTAAGATCATAATCCATGTCTTCATACGAAATGGTTCATTAGAATTCTAATGCGCCAGTTCACATGTCGAAGATGAGGACCCATGATGAATCACCTTCTGTCATGGTCCCTCGAGCATGTTTCAAAGCCAAACAAAGCCCTAGATAAGTTGGTCCACATAATCAACAAAACAAGAGATCTTGGAGTGATGTTCCGTCTCATGTTGCTATGGTAAGTCATCAACAACAGTTCTAAGCAGCCCTGTAGATATTGTGTCCAGCACCAACAGCACATTATCTGGATAATGTACTTGAGCATATTTCAAAATTGAGGCCTTGCTATCAACTTCACTAGGAGGCGAATAATGGAAACAGTTTTCCTCAAATAATAGATACAGGAAAAAGGAGAAATTTTTTGCAAAATTATAGAATATAATTCGTAGTGTTACGAGATAGTCACATGCATTTGAGGCCATTATTTGTCATTATTTAACGCACTCTTCCCTTTCATTTACCAATATTTAAGAGAAATAACATACACCCCAAACCAAAATGAACAAACAACACACTCTAAACCGGCCTACCTTGCATTATAGCACATTGCAACTTTAACCTTATCCAAATTGAGAAAATAATGCTTGTTCCAAGAAACGATGCAGGAAAGAGTCGACACAGTACCAAATCTTTTTGTTGTTAGAGACACACTAACCTTTCATCCATGAACTGATCGATCTGTTGTTGGAGATCGATAGGGAATGCTTCTAGAGCCAAAGATACGGTCCTCTGCTGCTCCAAGCACCGATTCCTAAGATTCTTCACGATCTCCAGCTCAAGAACCCTATCGTCCCGATCCGGCACCATCTCAGACTCCCCCAAGTACACCACGCGAGCGCCCATCAGCTTCTCCCACACTCTCCTCTTGTCCTTCCCCACCGCCTGCGGCTCCCCGATCACCGTCGCGTCGTAAACCCTAGATAGTATCTCAGGTTGTCCttcctccttcttctccttcttcctgtcATTCCCTTTCTCCACGTCTACGACGGAGGGTGGTGCGGAGGCGGAGGGGACTGGCTCGGGGGGCTTCTCTTCCGTCGCCgtagcggaggcggcggcggctacCGAGTGGAGGAAGCCCGCGGCCATGGCCAAGGAGGGCAAGAGCAAGAACTCCCGCCTATTCGCCGCGAGGACCGCCCGGCCCTCGCCATCCCCTACAGCGGTGTCACGGCGGAGGGCAGCGGGGGAGAACTGGCGGGCGAGGCGACCGCAGGGTCGGCGAGGGGAGGGGCAACGGGCAAGGTACGAGGATTTGAGATCGGCGATGTTATGGGAGTTGGCGATCATTTCCAGCGGCGGACGTCGCTCGTTGGTGAACTCGACACCCCCGTCCCCGCCGCGCTATCGCTCGGAACGTTGCGATCGATAACCGTTTTCACTTGACGCCGTTCAATACATGGATTGGCCATTACGTTATCATCGTAGCTTCAAATATAATAACAAGACAAATATCCCAAATACTATTTTCCTTTTAAATTCTTTGTCAAAATTCAGACTTtactttaattttctgaaccaaaaTACCAATTTTTCTCGTATCACATAAATTATTTTGGTACGTATAAAATGCTTGCGTGGAAAGATGGGCACCGCGAGGGTGAGTGGCGCACGATGGCGCCGACGATATCCACCGGACACTGACCACTGAGTTGCGAAAGCAACGTGGCCGTTTAGGTGTGGCCACTAAGCTCTGCTGCAGCTGCTGAGGTGGTGTTGACGTGTTCCTACACAGTTCACTCATTCGTTTTCGTAGAGGAACgaatttggatatatatatatatatatatatatatatatatatatatatatatatatatatatatatatatatatatatatataatagtttcgTTGACAGGTCAATAATAACAGCGGTCTTACATTACCCGAACAAGCCAACCCCCAAAGTCCGCCCAATCATATCATATACTTGTGAgacaatgcaaaaaaaaaagatctgATATACTTGTGAGAGCATATCAAATTTCGCTTGACTGTAACAAACATAATGTTCGTTGCATTTATGATTCATTCATGAACGATATAAAGCATATGAATTAAATACGATATAATATTTGATATGAAGGGCAAGTAATCTATGAATATGTTCAGCATGGAGGCAGATCAACCGGAGGGGCCTCCAAGGACTGCAGCTCTCCCACTCCATCCTCCACCAGGAACGCCATGGCCAACCCCCAGGTAATGTGAACGTCCAAATGGCAATGCATGAGCCACACTCCTGGGTTGTCCGCCACGAATCGGATGACCGCCCAGCCGTTCACCGGCACTCCCACCGTGTTCCTCATCGGCGGGTCGACGAGGTTGAACTTGGCGTTGTCCTTGGCTGGGTTGAAGTTTCCGAACCCCTCCGCGAGGATGTAGAAGTCGTAGCCGTGGATGTGGATGGGATGGTTCTCGGCGGCGAAGATGTTGGTGCCTTGCAGCACCAGCTGGACCACGGAGCCGTACTTGAGCTTGTAGACCTTCGTCCCCGCGATCGGCTGCCACAGACTGCGGCTGATGTTTTGGGAGGTGTAATCGAACTGCACCGGCGGCACCGCCGGGAAGTCGGTGGTGAAGACGCCGGGCACGCCTTGGTAGTGGGCTTGGAGAATGGAGTAGCTGTCGGGCAACACAAAGGAGACATTGTTCATGCTCGCCCCGAAGCGAGTGTTGTTCGGCCCGCCGCAGGTCTTCCCTGCAGGGCAACCGAACAAGCCCAAGCCCACGGTGAAGAAGAGGTTCTCGTCGACCGGCCCGGGAACGCTAACCCGGGAGAGGCTTTTGATACCGGCGGAGAAGGCGGAGGCGGCTCTGGTGTCGTTGTAGGCCGGGAGGGCGGGGAATGCAGGCTGCACGACCCGTACCGGTTCGGAGCACCCGCAGTCGTACTCGAggatggcggtggtggtggtattATCGAAGGGCACGCCCTGCGCGCTGGCGTAAGCCCGGGCAGCGATGTAGTAGCGAGACACCGGCTGGTCCATGGTGACGAGCACGTCGGTGGTCTGCCCCGGTCCAAGCATGAGCACCGAGGTGGTGAAGGGCTTGGTGTAGGACGCGTCGGCTCCGACCACGGTCATCTTGT is from Musa acuminata AAA Group cultivar baxijiao chromosome BXJ1-6, Cavendish_Baxijiao_AAA, whole genome shotgun sequence and encodes:
- the LOC135677344 gene encoding protein RETICULATA-RELATED 5, chloroplastic-like, with protein sequence MIANSHNIADLKSSYLARCPSPRRPCGRLARQFSPAALRRDTAVGDGEGRAVLAANRREFLLLPSLAMAAGFLHSVAAAASATATEEKPPEPVPSASAPPSVVDVEKGNDRKKEKKEEGQPEILSRVYDATVIGEPQAVGKDKRRVWEKLMGARVVYLGESEMVPDRDDRVLELEIVKNLRNRCLEQQRTVSLALEAFPIDLQQQIDQFMDERIDGGSLRSYTSHWPPERWQEYEPLLNYCRDNGVKLIACGTPLKVLRTVQAEGIRGLSKNERKLYAPPAGSGFISGFSSISGRSMIDNISSNQSVLFGPSSYLPAQARVIDEYTMSQSIMKAINSGSSADMLIVVTGASHVIYGSRGTGVPARISKKLQKKNQVVILLDPERQQIRREGEVPVADFLWYSAAKPCSRNCFDRAEIARVMNAAGQRREALPQDLQKGLDLGIVSPEILQNFFDLEQYPLISELIHRFQGFRERLLADPKFLHRLAIEEAISITTTLLAQYERRKGCFLEEIDYVLTDTIRGSVVDFFTVWLPAPTLSFLTYADESSSFEDFEILKGLLGSIPDNAFQKNVVGKDWNFSHRFASVFFGGLKLAGVGFISSIGAGVASDVLYFIRKNLRPALSVNSRRKRSPILKSAMIYGSFLGTSANLRYQIIAGIVEHRLSDYLISYNNGPLLVNALSFTVRTINSYWGTQQWVDLARFTGLQTNKKGAIPDPIAETPDIPLLECSSTKLNNIDESNNQSGDTSP
- the LOC135677345 gene encoding laccase-3-like, whose amino-acid sequence is MESWLLPFLLALSLLFRYSGAEVHYHEFVVQATPVKRLCKAHNIITVNGQFPGPTIEVKNGDTLVINVVNRARYNVTLHWHGVRQMRTAWADGPEFVTQCPIRPGGSYRYRFTIKGQEGTLWWHAHSSWLRATIYGALIIHPKDNSYPFTKPKREIPVLLGEWWNRNPIDVVRRATRTGAAPNNSDAFTINGEPGDLYKCSRKDTTVIPAMAGETNLFRFINAALNTELFVAIAGHKMTVVGADASYTKPFTTSVLMLGPGQTTDVLVTMDQPVSRYYIAARAYASAQGVPFDNTTTTAILEYDCGCSEPVRVVQPAFPALPAYNDTRAASAFSAGIKSLSRVSVPGPVDENLFFTVGLGLFGCPAGKTCGGPNNTRFGASMNNVSFVLPDSYSILQAHYQGVPGVFTTDFPAVPPVQFDYTSQNISRSLWQPIAGTKVYKLKYGSVVQLVLQGTNIFAAENHPIHIHGYDFYILAEGFGNFNPAKDNAKFNLVDPPMRNTVGVPVNGWAVIRFVADNPGVWLMHCHLDVHITWGLAMAFLVEDGVGELQSLEAPPVDLPPC